The following nucleotide sequence is from Pseudonocardia abyssalis.
GCCGCGCTCCAGGATCGTGACGCGCCGGCCCGCGCCGAGCAGGTGCAGCGCGGTGGCGAGGCCCGCGAAACCGGCGCCGACGATCACGACGTGGTCGGTCGGGCCGGACACGGTGCGCAGGCTCATCGTCTGCGCCGGGTGGCGGCGATGGCCAGCTCGGACAGCCGGGTCGCGGCGGGCTCCTCTATCTCGGCGGTACTCAGCGCGTCGAGCGCGGCACCGGTCATCGCGGCGATGCGCTGCTCCACGGCCTGCTCCGCGCCCAGGTCGACGAGCAGCCCGCGGACGCGGTCGACCCCGTCGAGGTCCAGGTCGGGGTCGCCCAGCGCCGTCTCGATCGCCCCGGCCGCGGCGGTGGCGCCCTGCTCGGCCGCGCGCTCCAGCGCCAGTGCGAGCAGCAGGGTGCGCTTGCCCTCACGCAGGTCGTCGCCCGCGGGCTTGCCGGTGACCTCCGGGTCGCCGAACACCCCGAGCAGGTCGTCGCGCAGCTGGAAGGCGATGCCGATCTCGGCGCCGAAGCGCCGGTAGCAGGCCGTCAGCTCGGGGGAGGCGTCGGCGATCGCGGCGCCCAGGTGCAGCGGCCGCTCGACCGTGTAGGCGGCGGTCTTGTAGCGGTCGACCTGCAGCGCGGCCCGCGGCGAGGCGTCGCCGGTGGACTGGTGCAGAACGTCGAGGTACTGCCCGCCGAGCACCTCGGTGCGCATACCCTCCCACGGCGGCGCGGCGCGGCGGATCGCCTCCGGGGGCAGCCCCGATGAGCGGAACAGGTCGTCGGCCCAGACGAGGGCGAGGTCACCGAGCAGGATCGCCGCGGCGGCGCCGAAGCGGGCGGGGCGGCCCCGCCAGCAGGCCTCGGCGTGACGGCGGGCGAAGTCGACGTGCACGGTGGCGCGGCCGCGGCGGGTGGCCGAGGCGTCCATCAGGTCGTCGTGCACGAGTGCGCAGGCCTGGATCAGCTCCAGGGCGCTGATCGCCTCGAGCACCGCGGGGGCCTCGGCCCCGTCGGGGGAGCCGCCCGCACCGCGCCAGCCCCACCACGCGAACGTCGGGCGGATCCGTTTCCCGCCGCTCAGCACGAACTCGGCGAGCGCGTCGGTGGCCGCGCCGAAGGCCGGATCGATGTCGCGGGCCTCCGCGCACCGACGTTCCAGGTACTGCGCCAGCACCCGTTCGACGGCGTCGGTGAGGCCGTCGTCGTCGGCGCGGACGTGTTCCGGTGCGGTGCGGGTCATGAGCTCGGCCGGGGTATCGATCGAGGAGGCACGCGTCGAGCCTAACGGCGGTACCGGAGCCCGGCGCGACGGCGCGGGGGGCCCCGTAGGCTCGGAACCGTGCGCGACGACACCCTGGAGATCATCCGATGAAGATCACCGACCGGATCGGCGGCGATCGACCGGTGTTCTCGGTGGAGTTCATGCCACCGAAGGACGAGGCGGGCGAGGCCGAGCTGTGGAAGGCGATCCGCAGGCTCGAGCCGCTGGACCCGGCGTTCGCGTCGGTCACCTACGGCGCCGGCGGGTCGAGCCGCGACCGCACGGTGCGCACCACCGGCCGCATCGCGTCGGAGACGACCCTGGTCGCGATGGCGCACCTCACGGCCGTGTCGCACTCGGTGGCGGAGCTGCGTCACGTGATCGCGGAGTACGCCGCGGCGGGCATCCGCAACATCCTCGCGGTCCGCGGGGACCCCCCCGGCGACCCGCTGGGCGAGTGGGTCGCGCACCCCGAGGGCCTGACCTACGCCGACGAGCTGGTCACGCTGGCCCGCCGGCTGGGGGACTTCTGCGTCGGCGTCGCCGCGTTCCCCTACGGCCACCCGCGCTCCCCGGACGAGGACTCCGACCTGGAGCGGCTGATCGCCAAGGTCCGCGCCGGGGCCGACTTCGCGATCACGCAGCTGTTCCTGGAGCCCGAGGGCTTCCTGCGCCTGCGCGACCGGCTCTCCGCCGCCGGCTGCGAGGTGCCGATGCTGCCCGGGATCATGCCGCTGACGACGATGCGCACGCTGCGCCGCGGGCCCGAGCTGTCCGGAGCGCCGCTGCCGCCCGGGCTGGCCGAGCGCCTGGAGCGCTACGCCGAGGACCCGGTCTCGTTCCGGGCCGCGGGCATGGACCTCACCACCGAGCTGTGCGAGCGGCTGCTCGCCGAGGGCGTGGGCGGGCTGCACTTCTACACGTTCAACCGCTCCACGGCGACATCGGAGCTGGTGTCGCGGCTCGACCTCGGTGCCCGCCGCGGTGCGGCCGTCGCCTAGCGGTTCAGCCCTGGCGCACCGGCGGGTTGCGGGTGCGCCGGGCGAGCAGCACGACCGCGGCCGCGGCCAGCGCGACGACCAGGAACAGCCCGATGCTCCAGTTCAGCGGCGAGGGGGCGTCGGGGTCGTCGAACGACACGACGGCCTCGATGTCGCCGACCTCGCCCGCGTCGAACGTCCAGCTCACCTCCCCGGAGTCGGCCTCGCCGTTCGCGTCGAGCACCTGGCCGGGGAAGGCGATCTTGAGCTGGAAGTCCGAGAGGTCGACGTCGACGCTCGTGAGGTCGACCGCCCCGTTGACGACGACCCGGTTGCCCGCGCGGCGCAGCTCGAGCCGCACCTTCTCACCCGGTGCCCCCGCGGCCGTGATGAGCTCGCTCACCTGCGGGAACGTCAGGTCCGAGAACCGTACGAGCGAGCCGGCGTAGCCCTCCTGGCGGTACTCGGAGACCTCGACGGACGACGTGAGCCCCGGCGGGATGGTGAGGATCGGACCGGGGTCCTCCGGGCTCTGCTCCGGGGTGGCGACGACGATCTCGCCGCGGACGGTGTCATCGGGCTGCACGGCGAGCGCGGCCCGCACACGCGCGCAGCCGGACAGG
It contains:
- a CDS encoding polyprenyl synthetase family protein, which encodes MTRTAPEHVRADDDGLTDAVERVLAQYLERRCAEARDIDPAFGAATDALAEFVLSGGKRIRPTFAWWGWRGAGGSPDGAEAPAVLEAISALELIQACALVHDDLMDASATRRGRATVHVDFARRHAEACWRGRPARFGAAAAILLGDLALVWADDLFRSSGLPPEAIRRAAPPWEGMRTEVLGGQYLDVLHQSTGDASPRAALQVDRYKTAAYTVERPLHLGAAIADASPELTACYRRFGAEIGIAFQLRDDLLGVFGDPEVTGKPAGDDLREGKRTLLLALALERAAEQGATAAAGAIETALGDPDLDLDGVDRVRGLLVDLGAEQAVEQRIAAMTGAALDALSTAEIEEPAATRLSELAIAATRRRR
- a CDS encoding methylenetetrahydrofolate reductase — translated: MKITDRIGGDRPVFSVEFMPPKDEAGEAELWKAIRRLEPLDPAFASVTYGAGGSSRDRTVRTTGRIASETTLVAMAHLTAVSHSVAELRHVIAEYAAAGIRNILAVRGDPPGDPLGEWVAHPEGLTYADELVTLARRLGDFCVGVAAFPYGHPRSPDEDSDLERLIAKVRAGADFAITQLFLEPEGFLRLRDRLSAAGCEVPMLPGIMPLTTMRTLRRGPELSGAPLPPGLAERLERYAEDPVSFRAAGMDLTTELCERLLAEGVGGLHFYTFNRSTATSELVSRLDLGARRGAAVA
- a CDS encoding LppM family (lipo)protein, translating into MSSSPRRRPSPVVLLVTLLVALLALSGCARVRAALAVQPDDTVRGEIVVATPEQSPEDPGPILTIPPGLTSSVEVSEYRQEGYAGSLVRFSDLTFPQVSELITAAGAPGEKVRLELRRAGNRVVVNGAVDLTSVDVDLSDFQLKIAFPGQVLDANGEADSGEVSWTFDAGEVGDIEAVVSFDDPDAPSPLNWSIGLFLVVALAAAAVVLLARRTRNPPVRQG